Within Enterobacter sp. RHBSTW-00175, the genomic segment TCGGCAATGCGCCGTAGGGACTGGAACAACACACGATTCCAAAACCCCGCCGGCGCAAACCGGGCGGGGTTTTTAGTTTAAACGCCTCCCGGAAAGTCGGCCCATAAAAGGACTGGAGCATGGCAATTTCGGGCACAACATCCACAAAGACGCGTTTCACCGGCGCGCAGCTGATCGTTCATTTGCTGGAACGTCAGGGCATCACCACGGTTGCGGGTATCCCTGGCGGGACAGTGCTGCCGCTGTATGATGCGTTAAGCCAAAGCACGCAGATCCGTCACGTACTGGCACGTCACGAGCAGGGCGCAGGTTTTATCGCCCAGGGCATGGCGCGTACGCAGGGTAAACCGGCGGTTTGTATGGCCTGTAGCGGGCCGGGTGCGACCAACCTGGTCACCGCCATCGCCGATGCGCGCCTCGACTCCATTCCGCTGATCTGCATTACCGGCCAGGTGCCGTCCTCGATGATCGGTACGGATGCATTCCAGGAAGTGGACACCTACGGCATCTCTATCCCCATCACCAAACATAACTATTTAGTTCGCGATATCGCCGAGCTTCCACAGGTTATCAGCGATGCATTCCGCATTGCCCAGTCTGGCCGTCCGGGCCCGGTGTGGATAGACATTCCTAAGGATGTACAAACCGCAGAAATCGACATCGACGTGCTGCCTGAGCCGGGCGGCCGTGCCCCCGCGCCGGAATTCAGCGCTGATAGCGTGCGTGATGCAGCGGCGATGATTAATGCCGCCAAACGCCCGGTGCTCTACCTGGGCGGCGGGGCGATTAATGCTTCAGAAGAGGTGCGCCAGTTCGCTGAAAAAGCCAACCTGCCAACCACCATGACCCTGATGGCACTTGGCATGTTGCCAAAAGCGCACCCGCTGTCACTGGGAATGCTGGGAATGCACGGCGCGCGCAGCACCAACTACATTCTGCAAGAATCTGATTTATTGATTGTTCTTGGCGCACGTTTTGATGACCGGGCGATAGGTAAAACCGAGCAGTTCTGTCCGAACGCCAAAATCATTCACGTGGATATCGACCGCGCCGAGCTGGGTAAAATCAAGCAGCCGCACGTTGCTATTCAGGGCGATGTTGCCGAAGTTCTGGCGCAACTGATCCCACAAACAGACGCGACCGGGCGTGAAGACTGGCGTCAGCTGGTAGCCGACCTGCAAAAAGAGTTCCCGGGCGCCATCCCGACCGAAGGCGACCCGCTCAGCCATTACGGGCTGATTAACGCCGTTGCCGCCTGCGTGG encodes:
- the ilvB gene encoding acetolactate synthase large subunit; translation: MAISGTTSTKTRFTGAQLIVHLLERQGITTVAGIPGGTVLPLYDALSQSTQIRHVLARHEQGAGFIAQGMARTQGKPAVCMACSGPGATNLVTAIADARLDSIPLICITGQVPSSMIGTDAFQEVDTYGISIPITKHNYLVRDIAELPQVISDAFRIAQSGRPGPVWIDIPKDVQTAEIDIDVLPEPGGRAPAPEFSADSVRDAAAMINAAKRPVLYLGGGAINASEEVRQFAEKANLPTTMTLMALGMLPKAHPLSLGMLGMHGARSTNYILQESDLLIVLGARFDDRAIGKTEQFCPNAKIIHVDIDRAELGKIKQPHVAIQGDVAEVLAQLIPQTDATGREDWRQLVADLQKEFPGAIPTEGDPLSHYGLINAVAACVDDSAIITTDVGQHQMWTAQAYPLNRPRQWLTSGGLGTMGFGLPAAVGAALANPDRKVICFSGDGSLMMNIQEMATAAENQLDVKIILMNNEALGLVHQQQSLFYKQGVFAATYPGMINFMQIAAGFGLHTCDLNAEEDAHAALQAAISRPGPALIHVRIDPEQKVYPMVPPGAANTEMVGE